The genomic DNA GCACGACCCGCGAGCGGATCACCGGGTACCGGCACGGCCTCGCCGCCGCCGGGCTGCCCTTCGACGAGCGGCTGCTGGTCCACGGCGACTCCGAGGCGGCCGCCGGCGAACGGGCCACGGCGGGCCTGCTGTCCCTGGCGGTGCCGCCCACCGCGCTGGTCACCGCCAACAACGCGATGACCATCGGCGCCCTGCGCGCCCTGCGGGGCCGGGGCCTGTCGGTACCCGGCGACCTCGCCCTGTGCTGCTTCGACGACTTCGCCTGGGCAGACCTCTTCGCTCCCCGGCTCACCGCCGTCGCCCAGCCCAGCAGGGACATCGGGGCGCAGGCCGTCCGGTTGCTCCTCGAGCGCCTCGCCGCGCCGGACCGGCCCGCGCGGACCCTGCGACTGCCCTGCACCTTCGTCCACCGCGGCTCCTGCGGCTGCGCCGAGCAGCCCGGACCGCTCTCCGGGAAGTCCGGCGTCTCCGGGCCGTCCGGGGAAGCCCACGCCAAGGCCCACGAAAGGACCCTCCCGTGATCGTCGTCGCCGGTGAGGCACTGATCGACCTGGTACCGCAGGGCACGGGCGCCCTCGCCGCGCTGCGGCCCGCGCTCGGCGGCGGTCCGTACAACACGGCCGTCGCGCTGGCCCGTCTCGGCTCCCCCGCCGCGTTCTGCTCGCGGGTGTCGTACGACGGCTTCGGCGAGGCGCTGCTCGAACGGCTGCGCGAGACCGGCGTGGACGTCTCGCCGGTACAGCGCGGGGCCGAGCCGACGACCCTCGCCGTGGCGTCGCTCGACGCGGACGGCTCGGCCGCGTACTCCTTCTACGTGGACGGGACGGCCGACCGGCTGTTCGCGCTGCCCGCGGCGCTGCCGTCCGGCACCCGGGCCGTCTCCTTCGGGACCTGCTCGCTGGTGCTGGAGCCGGGCGCGAGCGCGTACGAGGAACTGCTGCGCGACACGGCCGCGCGGGGCGTGTTCACCGCGCTGGACCCGAACATCCGGCCCGGGCTGATCCCGGACCCGGACGCCTACCGGGCCCGGTTCAAGAGCTGGCTGCCCTCGGTGTCGCTGCTGAAGCTGTCCGCCGAGGACGCCGAGTGGCTCGGCGGCACGCCCCGGGAGTGGCTCGCGGCGGGACCGGCCGCGGTCGTGGTCACCCGGGGCGGTGCCGGTCTGACGGCCTTCACCCGTGACGGGGGCGAGTACACGGTGCCGGGTGAGCGCGTCGAGGTGGTGGACACGATCGGGGCGGGCGACACGGTGAACGCGGCACTCCTGCACGGCCTCGCGGCGCGGGACGCACTCGGCGACGCGGAGCTGGCCGCTCTGGGTCCGGGCGGCTGGGCCGGACTGCTGGGCTTCGCCGCCCGCGCGGCGGCGGTCACCTGTTCCCGTGCGGGCGCGGAACCGCCGTACGCCCACGAGGTCGCCGCCTGACGGAAACCGGCCACTGCCGGACACGCACTCCGGCTCCGGCTCGGGCTCGGGCTCGGGCTCGGGCTCGGGTAGGACGCTGTCAGACCGCCCGGCGGACGGCCCGCAGGGCGCCGGGGCGGCGGCCGTTGAGCCGGTCCAGAGCGGTGGCCGTGGCCTCGTCCGCGGGCAGGAGCACGACGATCCGCCGGCCTTCCTCGGGCAGCGACAGGGTCTCGTGCAGCAGCCGCAACGTTCCTGTCTCGGGGTGCTCCATGAGCTGGGTGCCCGCCCGCCGGGCCGCCGCGCCGAGGTCGGAGAACCGGTCGGTGAAGGCCGCCCCCGCCGTAAGCGTCAGCTCTTCGGCGAGGTCACTCACGTACGGGTCCCGCAGCGGTGCCTCCTGCCGCAGCTGGGCGACCAGGTCGTCGGCCACCCGGTCCCAGTCGGGGTAGGCGACGCGCGCCCGCGCATCGGTGAAGAGGTACCGCAGCAGGTTGGGCCGCTCGCCGTCCAGCAGCCCGATCGGGCCGACCAGCCGGGCGTACCCACCGGTGTGGGCGACGACGTCACCGACCCAGTCGAGCACCACGGCGGGAGCGGGCTCCATCCGGTCCAGCACGGCCCGCACCGTGGGGCGCACTCCCCTGCTCCGCGACGGCGCCGCGGCGCAGAGCAGCGGGTCGCCGCCCTCGGCCTCCTTGGTCAGCCGGCGCAGCAGCATCCGCTCGCGGAGGGACAGCTTCAGCGCGTCGGCGAGAGCGCCGAGCACCTGGACGGACGGATTGCGGTCACGCCCCTGTTCCAGCCGGGTGAGGTACTCCACGCTGACGCCGGCGAGCGTGGCCAGTTCGGCGCGGCGCAGACCCGGGGTACGGCGGCGGGTGCCGACGGGGAGCCCCACCTCGGCCGGAGTGACGGACTCCCGCATCCGGCGCAGGAACGTGCCCAACTCGTTGTCGCTCACGTCTTCGAACGTACCAACGCGCGCGGACGAAAGGGTGGCCCTGCCACTACCACGCTCGGGCCGGTCTCCCACCGCGAGCGCCCGGCCTGCACGGTGGAGGGCATGACGAACGACATCCGTACCCCCTCCGCCGCTCTGCCCATCGCGCCCGGTGCGTGGGCGCTCGACCCGTTCCACTCCTCCGTGAACTTCACCATTCGCCACCTCGGCATCGCCAAGGTCCGGGGCCGTTTCACGAGGTTCGACACCGAGTTGCACGTCGGTCGGACCGCCGAGGAGATCCGGGTGTCCGCGACGGTCGACCTGGCCTCCATCGACACCGGGAACACCGACCGGGACGCGCACGTACGCGCCTCCGACCTGCTCGACGTGGAGAAGCGGCCGACCATGGCCTTCCGCTCGACCCGGGTCTCGGGCGCGGGCGAGGACTGGACCATGGACGGCGAGCTGACGATCGGCGACGTCACCCGTCCGGTGACACTCGCCGTGGAGTTCGGCGGACTGGTGGACGTCCCGATGGAGGGCGCCGGCCGGCACGCCGGGTTCGAGGCGACGGGTGAGATCCGGCGCAGCGAGTACGGCCTGGACTTCGCGCCGGGGCTGCTGGGAGAGGTCGTGAAGATCCAGCTCGACATGCAGTTCGTGGAGCCGTCCGGTGCCTGACTGTCCGGCCGCGCGGACGGCGCCGGGCCCCACGGGGGATCCCGTGGGGCCCGGCGCCGTCGGATTCAGGCCCTGATCGTCCGCTTCAGGCCTTGCTCGTCCGCGTGGTCTTCTTCGCGGCGGGCTTGGCGGTCTTCTTGGCCGCCGTCTTGGCCGTCTTGGCCGTCCTGGTGGCGGTCGCCTTCTTGGCCGCCGTGCCCGTGACCGTCTTCGTGGCGGTCTTCTTGGCGGTGGCCTTGGCCGCGACCGTCTTCGCCGCCTTGCGCGGCCTGGTCACCAGGGCGGCGTCGCTGACCCGGTCGGCGCCCAGGACGTCCCGCAGGAACTTGCCGGTGTGGCTGGCGGGGACACCCGCGACCTGTTCGGGCGTGCCCTCGGCGACCACCAGGCCACCACCGGCGCCGCCCTCCGGGCCCATGTCGACGACCCAGTCGGCGGTCTTGATCACATCGAGGTTGTGCTCGATGACGATGACCGTGTTGCCCTTGTCGACCAGGCCGCCGAGGACGGTCAGCAGCTTGCTGATGTCCTCGAAGTGCAGACCGGTGGTCGGCTCGTCCAGGACGTAGACCGTGCGCCCGGTGGAGCGGCGCTGCAGCTCGCTGGCCAGCTTGACGCGCTGGGCCTCGCCGCCGGACAGGGTGGTCGCGGACTGGCCGAGCCGGACGTAACCGAGACCGACGTCCTTCAGGGTCTTCATGTGCCGGGAGATGGCGGGGACCGCCTCGAAGAAGTCGGTCGCCTCCTCGATCGGCATGTTCAGCACGTCGGCGATGGACTTGCCCTTGTAGTGGACCTCCAGGGTCTCCCGGTTGTACCGGGCGCCGTGGCAGACCTCGCACGGGACGTAGACGTCCGGGAGGAAGTTCATCTCGATCTTGATCGTGCCGTCGCCCGCGCAGTTCTCGCAGCGGCCGCCCTTGACGTTGAAGGAGAACCGGCCCGGCAGGTAGCCCCGGACCTTCGCCTCCGTCGTCTCGGCGAACAGCTTGCGGATGTGGTCGAAAACGCCGGTGTACGTCGCCGGGTTCGACCGCGGGGTGCGGCCGATGGGCGACTGGTCGACGTGGACGACCTTGTCGACGAGGTCGTCGCCGTCCACGCGCGTGTGCCTGCCCGGCACGTTGCGCGCGCCGTTCAGCTCGCGGGCCAGGTGGGTGTACAGGATGTCGTTGACCAGCGTCGACTTGCCGGATCCCGAGACGCCGGTGACGGCCGTGAAGACGCCCAGCGGGAAGGACACGTCGATGTCCTGGAGGTTGTTCTCCCGGGCGCCGTGCACGGTCAGCCGCCGGGAGGGGTCGTGCGGGCGCCTGATGTCGGGCAGCGGGATGGCCTTGCGCCCGGACAGATACAGGCCGGTCTGCGACTCGGCGTTGTCGAGCAGCTCCTTGACGGAGCCGCTGTGCACCACCTTGCCGCCGTGCTCGCCCGCTCCGG from Streptomyces sp. CB09001 includes the following:
- a CDS encoding carbohydrate kinase, which translates into the protein MIVVAGEALIDLVPQGTGALAALRPALGGGPYNTAVALARLGSPAAFCSRVSYDGFGEALLERLRETGVDVSPVQRGAEPTTLAVASLDADGSAAYSFYVDGTADRLFALPAALPSGTRAVSFGTCSLVLEPGASAYEELLRDTAARGVFTALDPNIRPGLIPDPDAYRARFKSWLPSVSLLKLSAEDAEWLGGTPREWLAAGPAAVVVTRGGAGLTAFTRDGGEYTVPGERVEVVDTIGAGDTVNAALLHGLAARDALGDAELAALGPGGWAGLLGFAARAAAVTCSRAGAEPPYAHEVAA
- a CDS encoding helix-turn-helix domain-containing protein yields the protein MSDNELGTFLRRMRESVTPAEVGLPVGTRRRTPGLRRAELATLAGVSVEYLTRLEQGRDRNPSVQVLGALADALKLSLRERMLLRRLTKEAEGGDPLLCAAAPSRSRGVRPTVRAVLDRMEPAPAVVLDWVGDVVAHTGGYARLVGPIGLLDGERPNLLRYLFTDARARVAYPDWDRVADDLVAQLRQEAPLRDPYVSDLAEELTLTAGAAFTDRFSDLGAAARRAGTQLMEHPETGTLRLLHETLSLPEEGRRIVVLLPADEATATALDRLNGRRPGALRAVRRAV
- a CDS encoding YceI family protein: MTNDIRTPSAALPIAPGAWALDPFHSSVNFTIRHLGIAKVRGRFTRFDTELHVGRTAEEIRVSATVDLASIDTGNTDRDAHVRASDLLDVEKRPTMAFRSTRVSGAGEDWTMDGELTIGDVTRPVTLAVEFGGLVDVPMEGAGRHAGFEATGEIRRSEYGLDFAPGLLGEVVKIQLDMQFVEPSGA